The Grus americana isolate bGruAme1 chromosome 5, bGruAme1.mat, whole genome shotgun sequence region CTGGGAAGTAGGATTTTATCCTAAAATAGGCAAGAAATTGAACATCTCTTTTAAGATATCCCTGGTGAAATACTTCTAGAATAATTTACCCATTAAAGTAACTCTAACGATACAGAAGTTTGCTGTTCTGTATAACGTTACAAATGCATTCATAACCTACACTCCGATAGATTAATGCTTTATTATCTATACCAAGACTGCAAAATAAGCTACGCGCTCAGTAAGGAATTCACAGATAAGGAAGAAAGGTAATTTCTAAAATCCAGCAAGCCTTTTCCAACCTCACTAACCAAAGTCTTGCAGATTAGCGTCTTGCTGGAAGCTATACGAGACACTAAGGAAGTCACAGAGCTGCGAGCTCAAAACTGCACACTAATTACAGCGGACGGATACAAACGGCGCCGTCCCTCGCATCCGTCGCACCAAGCACCTGAGGCGGTGTCGGGGAGCACGGCGGGAGGCGCTGCCCTCTCCAGCCCGCTCCCTCAGTCGGCCACGATGGCGGCTCGGGGCGACGCTCACGGTACTGATCTAAGAAAGGGCCCTGCCAGCCTCCCGCCTCCGCCGGGCACGGAAAAACgctgtccccagcctgcctgGGAACCCCGCCGTCCTCCGCACGCCCATGTCCGCAGAGGCAAGAGCGCCATAAAGGCCCGGGGCTGAGAGGCGCTCCCGACCGGCCCCCCGACCCCATGTCCCGGCCGAAGGGGTAGAGGACAGGGCGAGGCGCCCCCGGGGAATGCTGACGCCGGTACCAAACACCCTCTCGGCTGTTCCCGCCCCCCACGCAGACCCCAGCCGTTACCGCTCCTCGCTGCCGCCGGGCCCCGCGCAGCGGCCACACCAAGGGCAACGGGCGGCGCGAGCAGGCCGGGAGAGCCCACCGGCCGCGCAGGGAGCGGGGGAGGAGGGCCCTCACCCCCGTCGGCCTCGCGGTGGTGCCGTCCGTTACCCTTtcaccttccctcctccttctccccgcCTCCCACAAGATGGCGGAGGGCGCTGCACGGGGTGGAGGTGGCGGGCGCGCGCCCCGGTGGGCTTGAGGGAGGCCGGCGCGCGGGCAGTCCGCGAGGCAGGAGGCAGGTAGCGGCGGCGGTTCGGGGGCAGCAAATTGCTCCCCGCCGAAGGAAtgcccctctcctccccgctGAACGCCCCTCTGTgcccccctctgctccccgcgGGGAGCCGGTCTCGGCCCGGCGCTGAGGCGTGAAGCGCTCGCCTTGTCCTCACCGAGCTCgcccttttcttcctcctcttcctcctacTCTTCCTTTCGCGGCTGGAGTGGGCGCAGGGCTCGCTCCCTTAACGTCGGGCTCGGCCGGCGAGGCTCACGCCATCACGACCGGGCCTCTGTCTCGGTGGCGGGCCCGGGCGGCAGGGCCCGGCGGGGCGCTGGAGCCGTCGTGCGGGGTCACTGCTTCCCCCCTCCGGCAGTCGCTGGGCTTGAGGGGCCACAGCCCTGCGCGCGCCATGGCCGGATGTCCCCATCCGGCCTTCGGGGGGAGAGCTGCTGTTAACTGCACTGCTCCTACtaatcctttattttttattattattgcaaaaAACTTGTCTTTATAATAACAAAAGACCTACAGCAATCAAAAGTTAATATCTGAGATTTAATTGGTATTCACTAGCTGTATTGAGCAGTATTCACAACTGTTATCCTGTATATTCTCAGAAATCTATGAAGttaaatctaaataaataggcttttcctttggcttagtcaatgaaatattttttcccccccattcaGATTAGTTCTTTTGGAGGGTAAAGacttagagaggaaaatgaCGTCAATTATCAAGTTGACTACGCTGTCAGGGGTGCAGGAGGAATCTGCCCTTTGCTATCTGTTGCAAGTAGATGAATTTCGTTTTCTTTTGGACTGTGgctgggatgaaaacttttcTATGGATATTATTGATTCTCTGAGGAAGTAAGTAGTTCGACTCatacgctttttttttttaaatagatttgtcattttctgaaagttttcaaaatactgtgcAATGGTATGGTGATGTTAAatccaaaattttattttcttttttgttttaagtatGTTTTATATGAAGGGAATTGTACTGCTGAAACATTTCCAgtagaaaattgattttttttttattgtgagtCTGAGTTACATCTATTAATTATAATTCTCAGACTGTTCAATGTTTGTTTTGGCTTggatgttttgattttttgtcATAAACATGACATAGAACAGAGTTTATGGGAGACTGACCTTGGCTGTAAACTAATTTAGAATAGTTAACTaagatttaaatgaaagaatCCTTAGTGTATGTAGGCTGAATACAAAGTGGTTAAGCTCTCGCCTTTTGTTTCAAGTTGAATAGACTGTCAGTCAGGAAAACAGCTTCTGTTATCCCAGCCCTGCAAAGAAATAAACCTGTCTAGAATTTAATACTGAACTTCTGCAGGTTTACAGCAAGGAGCCTTGCTGATGCAAGCATTGATTACAAGGTTATGACTGAAACATGGAAATTCCTGAAAGCAACTAAACTTTGTGATGCTATTTTTATAGATTCACTTTTCTAGCGTGGACACACTTGTATTGTTTAAAGTCTTTTAACTGAGGATTATTATGTACTAAGgataatatataaaatttttcaagtgttttatctgaaagcaattaaataaaatccCTCTTTTAATAGCAGCCATCAAGAAGAATGTACGTGCCCCAGTTACTGTGTCAGGGAACAAAAAGCTTTCAGCCCAACTTGTATTTTCACTTGTTGCATATGTTTTACACCCTCAAGTTCTTCAGTCATGATAGGTAGTAAGTTCTTAGTCTCAGTTCTTACTTTGTGCaacactttgtttttaaaatgaataaaaccacaaaaaattaTGTGCCGCTTTTCGTAAATGATATATTcacccttttctgtttttaaggaaatatattttgatttgaTCCTTATCAGTTTAAGAATTGTTGTGTCTTTGGTCCTGTTACTTGGTATTTCTCATCAGAAGAGAAATTGTAGTCTGTCTTAGGTTTTTAGATGTATAAACAGTTTTTACCATATCTGCAGTGATAATATTTTTGGCCCCTCAGTTAATGTACTTTCTGGTGTACAAATATATATCGAGGTTTTTCTAATCAAGAATTTAGTGTGAAACTTAAGTGTTTCagatattaaaattatattttaagaagTCACTTGCATTTTTAAGTACTTGAATGTTTGGAAATAtcttttaattataatttgaaaaaagtttGTTCTGAACTTGGAAGGATTTAAGTTTTCTTGTTTGGCATTCAGACTGTGTATGTATTCTCAAAACAGCCATAACAGGAAGTATATAACACCATACAGAACTCTTTTCACCAACTTCTATTGTCCCTCTGTTTGTAGACATGTACACCAGGTTgatgctgttctgctttctcaTCCTGACCCTCTACACCTTGGTGCTCTTCCATATGCAGTTGGAAAAATGGGGTTGAATTGTGCCATTTATGCAACTATTCCTGTATATAAAATGGGACAGATGTTTATGTACGATCTCTACCAGGTATATTTAAGTTGATAATTTCATACACAACATCTTTGATACGATAGAGTGCTCAGGTTCTTGAATGCTCTATACTTATTATATGTTTTAGTCTCGCCATAATACTGAAGATTTCACCCTCTTTACATTGGATGATGTAGACGCAGCCTTTGATAAGATACAACAGCTGAAGTTTTCTCAGATTGTGAACTTGAAAGGTAAAGTTGTCACAAGGGTTTCAATAAATGGTTTTTAGTGAAAGGCAACAGAGTCATTCAGAGTTAAAGTAACTTTTTCTTAAAGGGAGTAAGTTTTGGGATGTTGTACATTTTGCAGGGCTGAATTCACTAGCACTGTCAGTCTGTATCAGCTGAATGTTTGCCTCAGTAATTGTATGTGGTAGAATATGGGTAGAATTTCCACTTAATGAGGAGGAAGTCATGCCAGAGCATGTTTAgacatttgtttctcttttgtatttttataacttttctTGGAATTTGCTCATGTCTCTCAAAAGCTTTTACTCATGCCTAGTGGTAGATACCTTAGAACTCTTCGGTAACCAGTAACACAAAGGAAAGCTTTCTAGAGAATGAATAGGTTGCAGACATTACGTTACAGCATTTGGATGATTTAACGAGGAGGTCTTCACTGATTCTGAATGATACTCTGTGTAGCTTATTGCTAGGAACTGTGGCATCCGGACAATCAGCAGCTTTTCGCTCTTGTTGAATTTAAAGATCAGAATGAAGTGGAAACCCTGTTCTTGAACAAAGACACATACAAGCTGACCACCAGCAGCTTGTCTCCGAGATGCAATATCTCCCAGTTCCTGAGTGCTGCTTGCCAAAATACTTTCCCTGTAATTTGCAAAATAGAAATGGGATGCCAATCTTGAAAGGCTGCTGACCCTTATTCAAGGTATTTGTAGCAAGGCTATGTCTGTGCTGCCAGCTTTTACatcttaaaagtaattttagtgagcaactttttaaaaacaccctacttttttcatatttaatggAAGTGACTCAGAAAGACTCAATGGATGCATTTAAGAAgataatgtatattttaattattattaaagctGTGCACTTCTGTTCAAGTTGGTGGAATGCAGCAAAGTCAGTGAGTAATGGTCATAGGTGGTCTAGTTGTAATCTGACAAAGGTCTAGGCTAGCACCGATGACAAGAAGCAACAgtgcattaataaaaaaaaaaagcatcaggtggtgaaaaaaatctgtcatccTGACTGCAGTACATGGACACCTTTCCTGGTATTGTTTGACTTGTGTGTTTGTCATTCCGGGAAGCTTCCAGTTTGTGTAATTTATATGTGTTTTTGTAAGTACCTAGACAGTGAATGATAGAGTAAACATTTTGTGTTACCCCAGAGAGGGATCTGCCTTTCACCAGTGTGCTTGTTTTCATGTCATATGTTTGTTATATAATTTACTGTCGTTTAGGCCTGTAGTTACAGGAGCTCTGCAGCGCCTCTGAGTACTGGTGGGAGGTGGAGGGAAGAAGTGATCTTtacttcaatttctttttctggaggCATAATAGAAGTGAATTGCAAAAAATTTTGAAGTTACTGGTTCGATGGCAAGGACAGATatgttactgctttttcataCTTGATTTAACCTTTTTCCCCAGTAATAATTTTGGCGTTCAGTTGTTTGAAATTACTATCTCTTATTCAGAGTAATGGATTTTAATACATCTCATGTACCTCAAATATTGAAAACTTTTGTAGGCAAAGGACATGGTTTGTCAATCACACCATTGCCAGCTGGCCACATGATAGGAGGCACAATTTGGAAGATTGTCAaggatggagaggaagaaattgtttatgCAGTTGATTTCAACCACAAGAGGGAGATGTAAGTTCAACACAGCAATATGTATTTCTTAGACATTGTGTTACGTGTGCATCGTTTAGTGTGTGATAAACAGGTATGGAAGTAGCAGTGCCTTTCCAGCTCTAATAAGACTACTAATTTCACTTGTGTTTGGATTAATCAGTTTGAAACAAGCATTAGCTCTGGGTTTCTTTATTCCGTTCAGTTTTAGTTATGTGTAAGtttgaagcagaaaacattCAGCTACTGAGGAGTTTAATTTCTGTACATGCAAACATCTGGAAACtagttctcatttttttctcataaaatagaaatgcaaaaagtgagatttttgccttttttccacaGCCATCTGAATGGATGTTCCTTGGAAATGTTGAGCAGGCCTTCATTGCTTATTACAGATTCATTTAATGCTACTTATGTACAACCCAGGAGGAAGCAAAGGGATGAACAGCTGCTGAGTATGTATTCTGTTTGCACTTGAAAATAGCAGTAATGTGATTTATTAGCTACtgtaaattgtttttctgtaagaaattcATCAGCATCCAAACTCAGAACCTTTACTACaatttaataaattttgaattaCACTTTTCTGATAGCACTGATCCTGTGGgtaaaacattttcctgaaaacaatTAAGCGTATTTGAAAACTGTGTTTTACCCAGTATCAATTCATCTCCTCTTAAGGGATTTTTTTGACCTTCCTCAGCacattcttttttaaactcCATTTTACTGTTGGGATTTtatgtggggtttgggttttttttaaataaagaaaaaagaaagaaaaagtagtatCAAAGCAGTGAGATCTTCAGAGCTACCAAGAAAACTCTAGCTCCTTTTGATTTTGGTGGAAATGTGGTTTTGGATATCTTTTgaagtttaatttatttctgtgttcaaTTTGCTTTTGATTATGATTACTAGTGTGatataacaaacaaaaaatccccaagccACAAACATTCTAATTTTGGTTCAAAGTACAagtagatttttgttttgtttttaattcttcttagCTAATGTTTTGGAAACATTACGAGGTGATGGAAACGTATTAATAGCTGTGGATACAGCAGGCAGAGTTCTGGAACTTGCTCAACTTCTTGATCAGATCTGGAGAACAAAAGATGCAGGATTAGGAGTCTACTCTCTAGCACTTCTGAATAACGTCAGCTACAATGTAGTGGAGTTCTCTAAATCACAGgtttgttctgattttaaaatgcaattatgAAGAGGGTAATGGAACTTGtatgcaaaagcattttgtttttctttttaacagtaaAATGCTGGGTGGTGGTCTTATCTGTCTTGTGTGTTTGTCTCATCTTTCAATCAAGTAAGACAATCTAGTCATGGTTATGGGCATGTTTCTTGATACTCATTTCTGATTTTATCACAAAGCTTGTGAGCGTAGTTTATAGCTGTTAAAAAAGAGGACTTGCTTTTGTGTTGTTTATGCTCAGCGTTGTTTCTACACTTGCTGAGAAACATTGATGTAATCACATGTATACCACATCCTGTACTTTATATGAGGTTTATACATTATTGTAATACTTGCATTCGTATAGGTAACTCTTTCTTAATACATGTTTTAGGTTGAATGGATGAGTGACAAATTGATGAGGTGCTTTGAAGACAAGAGAAACAACCCTTTTCAGTTCCGCCATCTCTCCTTATGTCATAGTCTGTCTGATCTGGCTCGAGTGCCTAGTCCAAAAGTTGTTCTTGCCAGTCAGCCTGACTTAGAGTGTGGATTTTCTAGAGATCTTTTCATTCAATGGTGCCAGGATTCCAAAAACTCTATAATTTTAACTTACCGCACTACACCTGGAACATTAGCACGATTCCTGATTGATAATCCTTCTGAAAAAGTTATAGATATTGAGGTAAGAGTTGTCTACATATCtcaaaggggttttttattgtggGCCGTCTGGGGGAATATGAGCAAAACTGAATTTAGTTTCCTCTTTGATGTACTGAAAAACTTCTAGTGGTGGAGGGAAATCTGAAATCAGTATGTTGCATATTTAACCAGTTGTGGATAAACTTAGATAAAAATAGGTCTTACGTTAGGAACTGCAAAATGCTGTTTGGTGTGGCAAAATTAATACTCTATAGAGATGAggatgaaattacttttaaatatttatctttagaCAACACTTTCCTCTATGTTTTTGTTATAatagaaaaaattctgcttgtATTTGACATACAGATCACAATATACAATGGATTATTCTTGCTGGAAAATAGGATGGTTTTGGATGAGGAAAGAATCAAGTCAAACTAGTATAATATGTCCCAccagaattaaaaaagataagCGAAAGCTAGGAATTAGAACAACACAGTTAATTGTTAGTTacactttcaaattattttcaataatttataTACCTGTGTCTACTTCTGTGGTAAACATTGTTAATTTATGGGAGTCCCTTGCGATCGCAGTGATAATTTTAAACCTGATGATGCagctttattttagtttaaGATTGGATGCATTGAATTACAGTATTTGAATAATGCTGAATTCTAGTAATAGTCTAAGTGACCTATACTCtaatttgattttcagaaaacaagaaacaaaacttaACATTGTTTTGCCTGCTATTACGAGTTTGTCAGGttcttctggttttatgttagtgacacagaaattaaaaaaaacaacactgctCATCTCAGAGTATTTGCATCCACTTATTGGAGAGATGTTTCCTGAAGATGTTTCAAGAAATTTTTGTAAAGCTAAttgattttaatacttttaGAAATGCTTCTCTGTTAGTGTACTAATTGATAATGTTGTTATGATGTTGCCATGCCAAAGTGCCACATGTTTGCATAATCTTGTCTTGTATGTGACATACAAGTTGTACTTGCCCTTGgtaattaaatacaaatattcttGTCGGAGGTGTGTAGGAAAAGTATTAAAATCATGTCAGCTACTCACAATAATATTAATGTTAATTCTATCTGCAGTTGAGAAAACGTGTTaaattggaaggaaaagaaCTTGAAGAATacctggaaaaggagaaactaaagaaagaagcagctaaGAAGTTAGAACAGTCTAAAGAGTAAGTATATTGGCTGCTGTTGCATTCTGCTGTTATGGTCAGAGTTGAGACTTCTGTGTGATCATTCTGCTGCATTTACAGGGATAAATGAAAATCATAGTTTTGATAAATTTGTCTGAGGGCACTGAGGAATCAGGAATGGTTGTCTTTATTCTGATGTTATGATAGACCTGTTTCATCTGCCGTTTGACTGTGAGCTCTTTCTCAGATACGTAAACTGCCCTTGTCCTTGGTCAGTGTTCTGTCAACTGTTGTTTTCCAGTCAGTGTGTTTTATGTAATAttaaacctgaagaaaaaaaagtgttaggggtttttttggaatgTCATTTCAGGGCAGATATCGATTCCAGTGATGAGAGTGATGCCGAAGAGGATATTGATCAGCCAACTGTACATAAGACCAAACATGATTTGATGATGAAAGGTGAAGGTAGCCGGAAAGGAAGCTTCTTCAAACAGGCAAAGAAATCTTATCCAATGTTTCCAGCCCctgaagaaagaattaaatgGGATGAATATGGCGAGATTATCAAGTATGTGGTGGTAATGCATACTAGCATGTACTAgatatgaaataattaaaaaatagaagtaatAAAACTCTCATTTTGTCTCTTGCAGCACTGTTATATACTCTTCCTGTCCAACTTTTGAACAGTTAGGACAGTTTGCACTAAGTCTCACAGGAAGTTTGTGATAGTATTGAAGCTGCAGTGCTGATCCTTGGCCTGTGTTAACACCTCTTAGAATGTGTTTCCACTCCAGGCacgctttttttttaatcttgtaacatggaagattttttttaacctggctttttttatgctttaaatTACACATGATTTTGATAAATTTATAATGAAGGGAAAGAACATTGTTCATCTTAGTGATACTTGTCCTATACTTGATAGAAAACCTCAATTTGTGAGTATTTCCCAAGATATCAAAGTTCTTTTTTAAGATAGGAAGgtaatattttccaaatgagTTCTATTGAAATATGGACACATTGAAGGCAAGCGTAATAAAATTGTTGACAGTAACAATTATAAAACATCTCAGTATTAATAGTAAGCTTGTGGATTTTTATATTATGTAGTGCTTTGGTTTTACTGTAagattattaaaagcaaaatgcctTTCATTCTTTAGACCCGAGGATTTTCTAGTTCCAGAACTGCAagcaacagaggaagaaaaaagcaaattagaaTCTGGTTTGACAAATGGAGAAGAGCCTATGGACCAGGATCTATCAGATGTTCCTACCAAATGTATTTCTGCAACAGAATCCATGGAAATTAAGTGAGTGACTTTGTTGTTCTTGTCAGTTCTGTTGGAATGGTGGCATGGCCACAGTATAAATTGAGTGGAAGGCTAGCTTGGAATTAAGGAAGTGGGAAAGGGCctgctctttcttccccccccccccccccccccccgcccccgcccccgcccccaccccaaGCTGTCCAAGTTGTTTTTTTACTAGTCTTTGTGGGAGCATGGTACAGAGTCTTATGGTTCCTCACTCTTAAGAAATTAACAGTTTGTTCCCTGTCTGATGGAGACAagtgaaagaggaagaacaaaTGATACAATAGTATGTTAGCATAGATACTcaaatgtgtatatattttgttAATAT contains the following coding sequences:
- the CPSF2 gene encoding cleavage and polyadenylation specificity factor subunit 2; this translates as MTSIIKLTTLSGVQEESALCYLLQVDEFRFLLDCGWDENFSMDIIDSLRKHVHQVDAVLLSHPDPLHLGALPYAVGKMGLNCAIYATIPVYKMGQMFMYDLYQSRHNTEDFTLFTLDDVDAAFDKIQQLKFSQIVNLKGKGHGLSITPLPAGHMIGGTIWKIVKDGEEEIVYAVDFNHKREIHLNGCSLEMLSRPSLLITDSFNATYVQPRRKQRDEQLLTNVLETLRGDGNVLIAVDTAGRVLELAQLLDQIWRTKDAGLGVYSLALLNNVSYNVVEFSKSQVEWMSDKLMRCFEDKRNNPFQFRHLSLCHSLSDLARVPSPKVVLASQPDLECGFSRDLFIQWCQDSKNSIILTYRTTPGTLARFLIDNPSEKVIDIELRKRVKLEGKELEEYLEKEKLKKEAAKKLEQSKEADIDSSDESDAEEDIDQPTVHKTKHDLMMKGEGSRKGSFFKQAKKSYPMFPAPEERIKWDEYGEIIKPEDFLVPELQATEEEKSKLESGLTNGEEPMDQDLSDVPTKCISATESMEIKARVTYIDYEGRSDGDSIKKIINQMKPRQLIIVHGPPEASQDLAECCRAFGGKDIKVYMPKLHETVDATSETHIYQVRLKDSLVSSLQFCKAKDAELAWIDGVLDMRVSKVDTGVILEEGELREEEDLEMQVDMPSSDSSVIAQQKAMKSLFGDDDKEMCEESEIIPTLEPLPPHEVLGHQSVFMNEPRLSDFKQVLLREGIQAEFVGGVLVCNNLVAVRRTETGRIGLEGCLCQDFYRIRDLLYEQYAIV